The Clostridium septicum genome contains a region encoding:
- the rpsI gene encoding 30S ribosomal protein S9, with the protein MAKVQYMGTGRRKKSVARVRLVPGNGNVVVNNREIESYFGLETLRMIVNQPLVLTGTKDKFDVLVNVHGGGFTGQAGAIRHGITRALIKSDEALKSELKKAGFVTRDPRMKERKKYGLKKARRAPQFSKR; encoded by the coding sequence ATGGCAAAAGTTCAATACATGGGTACTGGAAGAAGAAAGAAATCAGTTGCAAGAGTAAGATTAGTACCAGGAAATGGAAATGTAGTTGTAAATAATAGAGAAATAGAAAGTTACTTTGGTTTAGAAACTTTAAGAATGATTGTTAACCAACCATTAGTTTTAACAGGAACTAAAGATAAGTTTGACGTTTTAGTTAACGTTCACGGTGGTGGATTTACAGGTCAAGCAGGAGCTATAAGACATGGAATCACTAGAGCATTAATTAAATCAGATGAAGCTCTTAAGTCAGAATTAAAGAAGGCTGGATTCGTAACTAGAGATCCAAGAATGAAGGAAAGAAAGAAATACGGTCTTAAGAAAGCAAGAAGAGCACCACAATTCTCAAAGAGATAG
- the rplQ gene encoding 50S ribosomal protein L17, translating to MAGYRKLGLATDQRRAMLRSLVTSFLKHGKIETTETRAKETRKLAEKMITLAKRGDLHARRQVLSYVLEEEVVQNLFDNVAPKYAERNGGYTRMYKKGPRRGDGAEVVILELV from the coding sequence ATGGCAGGTTATCGTAAGTTAGGTCTTGCTACAGACCAAAGAAGAGCTATGTTAAGAAGCCTAGTTACAAGTTTCTTAAAGCATGGCAAAATTGAAACAACTGAAACAAGAGCAAAGGAAACAAGAAAATTAGCTGAAAAGATGATTACTTTAGCAAAAAGAGGTGATCTTCACGCTAGAAGACAAGTTTTATCATATGTTCTTGAAGAAGAAGTAGTTCAAAACCTATTTGATAATGTAGCTCCAAAGTACGCAGAAAGAAACGGTGGATACACTAGAATGTACAAAAAAGGCCCTAGAAGAGGGGACGGAGCAGAAGTTGTTATACTTGAATTAGTATAA
- the rplM gene encoding 50S ribosomal protein L13, translating to MKSYIAKEQEVERKWYVVDAAGKPLGRVASQVASILRGKNKPTFTPNVDCGDYVIIINAEQVVLTGKKLDQKLMRKHSLYPGGLKETPYREVLAKKPEFAFEESVRRMLPTGVLGRKMLKKLKVYRGAEHGHEAQQPEVLELKY from the coding sequence ATGAAATCATACATTGCAAAAGAACAAGAAGTTGAAAGAAAATGGTATGTTGTTGATGCTGCTGGAAAGCCACTAGGAAGAGTTGCTAGCCAAGTTGCTTCAATTTTAAGAGGAAAGAATAAACCAACATTTACACCAAATGTTGACTGCGGAGATTACGTAATAATAATCAATGCTGAACAAGTTGTTTTAACTGGTAAGAAGTTAGATCAAAAATTAATGAGAAAGCATAGCTTATATCCAGGTGGATTAAAGGAAACTCCATATAGAGAAGTATTAGCTAAGAAGCCTGAATTTGCTTTCGAAGAATCTGTTAGAAGAATGCTTCCAACAGGCGTTTTAGGAAGAAAAATGCTTAAGAAGTTAAAAGTATACAGAGGTGCTGAGCACGGACATGAAGCTCAACAACCAGAAGTACTTGAATTAAAGTACTAA
- a CDS encoding energy-coupling factor transporter ATPase, with translation MSEAMIKCNNVSFKYTLQEGGEERYAVNGVNFDVKKGEFLVILGHNGSGKSTIAKHMNALLIPSEGTVVIDGLSTSDVNNLWDIRAKAGMVFQNPDNQLVATIVEEDVAFGPENLGIPPAEIRKRVDDSLEKVGMSEYKRHAPHLLSGGQKQRIAIAGILAMQPDCIIFDEPTAMLDPSGRKEVIKNIKEINEKYGITIVLITHYMDEAAQADRVLVMDNGKVILEGVPREVFSKVETMKEIGLDVPQVTELCYELKKSGIDIDTNILNVDEMVNALCQLR, from the coding sequence ATGAGTGAAGCGATGATTAAATGTAATAATGTCTCTTTTAAATACACTCTACAAGAAGGTGGAGAAGAAAGATATGCTGTAAATGGAGTTAATTTTGATGTTAAAAAAGGTGAGTTTTTAGTTATATTGGGGCATAATGGTTCTGGTAAATCAACAATAGCTAAGCATATGAATGCTTTACTAATTCCAAGTGAGGGGACTGTTGTTATTGATGGATTAAGCACTTCAGACGTGAATAATTTATGGGATATAAGAGCGAAAGCTGGAATGGTATTTCAAAATCCAGATAACCAATTAGTAGCAACAATTGTAGAAGAGGATGTGGCATTTGGTCCAGAAAATTTAGGAATACCTCCTGCAGAGATAAGAAAAAGGGTTGATGATAGTTTAGAAAAGGTTGGAATGAGTGAATATAAACGTCATGCTCCACATTTATTATCTGGAGGACAAAAACAAAGAATAGCAATAGCAGGTATTTTAGCTATGCAACCAGATTGTATAATATTTGATGAACCTACTGCCATGTTGGATCCATCAGGTAGAAAAGAAGTTATAAAAAATATAAAAGAAATAAATGAAAAGTATGGTATTACAATAGTTTTAATTACTCATTATATGGATGAGGCAGCTCAAGCAGATAGAGTTTTAGTTATGGATAATGGAAAAGTAATACTAGAAGGAGTTCCTAGAGAAGTATTTTCTAAAGTAGAAACTATGAAGGAAATAGGATTAGATGTGCCACAAGTTACAGAGTTATGCTATGAACTTAAAAAGAGTGGTATAGATATAGATACAAATATTTTAAATGTAGATGAGATGGTGAATGCGTTATGTCAATTAAGATAG
- a CDS encoding Na/Pi cotransporter family protein yields MESLMVIMKLMGGLGLFIYGMKLMGDGLENAAGDGLKSILEKVTKNPIISVLVGAAVTAVIQSSSATTVMVVGFVNAGLMNLAQAAGIIMGANIGTTITAQLVAFKLDAIAPLFVFVGAFMVMFAKGKKRKDIGNIVLGFGILFTGMGAMSSAMKPLTASPMFEQILVTVGERWYLGIIAGALLTAILQSSSATTGILVALATAGAINIHMALPIIFGCNIGTCITAMIATVGTNKTAHKAAMLHLIFNLGGTILFIPFLVSNLLGDFVSMISPGDVSRQIANSHTVFNLVNTAIMLPLTNVLIKLVNTIIPGDDEEDKPGPKYIDDRLLETPVIAAGQVIKETIRMANKAKKSLNLAMDAFDNNDEKIVGKVYENEKVINTLNEAITNYLVKLSKCELSDKESVIVASTFHVINDIERIGDHAENIADLAGQKISKKLDYSDQAREQLHEIYNNAEKALEIAIESYANRDISKARSIAEVEASIDKFQKKYRELHIKRLYDGTCNAYAGTIFLDLLSNLERIGDHSTNIAESVIENN; encoded by the coding sequence TTGGAATCATTAATGGTTATTATGAAATTAATGGGCGGATTAGGACTATTTATCTATGGTATGAAATTAATGGGTGATGGTCTAGAAAATGCAGCAGGAGATGGGTTAAAGTCTATACTTGAAAAGGTAACAAAAAATCCTATAATATCAGTTTTAGTTGGAGCAGCTGTAACAGCGGTAATTCAAAGTAGTAGTGCCACAACTGTAATGGTAGTAGGTTTTGTAAATGCCGGTCTTATGAACCTTGCACAAGCTGCAGGAATAATTATGGGAGCTAATATAGGGACAACCATAACAGCGCAATTAGTAGCATTTAAATTAGATGCTATAGCACCTTTATTTGTTTTTGTAGGTGCATTCATGGTAATGTTTGCAAAGGGCAAAAAGAGAAAAGATATAGGTAATATAGTTTTAGGATTTGGTATCCTATTTACAGGAATGGGTGCTATGAGCTCAGCTATGAAGCCTCTAACGGCGTCTCCTATGTTCGAGCAAATACTTGTAACTGTAGGTGAAAGATGGTATTTAGGAATAATTGCAGGAGCTTTATTAACAGCAATTCTTCAAAGTTCATCAGCAACTACAGGAATACTTGTTGCTTTAGCTACAGCAGGGGCAATAAATATACATATGGCTTTACCAATAATCTTTGGATGTAACATTGGAACATGCATAACAGCTATGATAGCAACAGTAGGGACTAATAAAACAGCTCATAAAGCTGCAATGTTGCACTTAATATTTAACTTAGGTGGTACAATATTATTTATTCCATTTTTAGTTAGCAACTTATTAGGCGATTTTGTATCAATGATAAGTCCTGGAGATGTAAGTAGACAAATAGCAAATTCACATACTGTATTTAATTTAGTTAATACAGCAATAATGCTCCCATTAACTAATGTACTTATTAAGTTAGTTAATACAATTATTCCTGGGGATGACGAAGAGGATAAACCAGGTCCAAAATATATTGATGATAGATTATTAGAAACACCAGTTATAGCAGCAGGACAAGTGATTAAAGAGACTATTAGAATGGCGAATAAGGCTAAAAAAAGTTTGAATTTAGCCATGGACGCATTTGATAACAATGACGAAAAAATAGTAGGAAAAGTTTATGAAAATGAAAAAGTAATTAATACGCTAAATGAAGCAATTACTAATTATTTAGTTAAACTATCTAAATGTGAGTTATCAGATAAAGAAAGTGTAATAGTAGCATCAACTTTCCATGTAATTAATGATATAGAGAGAATTGGAGATCATGCTGAAAATATAGCAGACTTAGCAGGTCAAAAGATTTCTAAAAAGTTAGATTATAGTGATCAAGCACGCGAACAATTACATGAAATTTATAATAATGCTGAAAAAGCATTAGAGATAGCAATAGAAAGTTATGCTAATAGAGATATAAGCAAAGCAAGAAGTATTGCAGAAGTAGAAGCTAGCATAGATAAATTTCAAAAGAAATATAGAGAGCTTCATATTAAGAGACTTTATGATGGAACATGTAATGCTTATGCAGGAACTATATTCTTAGATTTATTAAGCAATCTTGAAAGAATCGGTGATCACTCAACTAATATAGCAGAAAGTGTCATTGAAAATAATTAA
- the truA gene encoding tRNA pseudouridine(38-40) synthase TruA has protein sequence MRNIKLIIEYDGTNYLGWQKQNNGITIQETIEEALKDITKEKINLIGSSRTDSGVHAKGFVANFKTNSRIPSERFREALNVKLPNDIVILESSEVEDDFHSRYNAKGKTYSYTILNRDVPIAIGKDYSYQVKGKLDIEEMKKACSYFIGTHDFVAFKSSGSSVKTTVRTITDLHIENYDSYIKIFVTGDGFLYNMVRIIVGTLLVVGRGKIRSSDIKSIIENKARDKAGICVPSRGLVLEKVFYKN, from the coding sequence ATGAGAAATATAAAGCTTATAATTGAGTATGATGGTACAAATTATCTAGGATGGCAAAAACAAAATAACGGTATTACTATTCAAGAAACTATAGAAGAAGCTTTAAAAGATATCACTAAAGAAAAAATAAATCTTATAGGAAGTTCAAGAACTGATTCAGGAGTTCATGCAAAAGGGTTCGTTGCAAATTTTAAAACAAACAGTAGAATTCCATCAGAAAGGTTTAGAGAAGCATTAAATGTTAAGCTACCTAATGATATTGTTATATTAGAATCAAGTGAAGTAGAGGATGATTTCCATTCAAGATATAATGCTAAAGGAAAAACATATTCATATACTATTTTAAATAGAGATGTTCCTATAGCTATAGGTAAAGATTACTCTTATCAGGTAAAAGGAAAACTTGATATAGAAGAAATGAAAAAAGCTTGTAGTTATTTTATAGGAACTCATGATTTTGTTGCATTTAAAAGTAGTGGAAGTTCTGTTAAAACTACAGTAAGAACTATTACTGATCTTCATATAGAAAATTATGATAGCTATATTAAAATATTTGTTACAGGTGATGGATTTTTATATAATATGGTTAGGATAATAGTAGGAACTTTATTAGTTGTTGGAAGAGGAAAAATAAGATCTAGTGATATTAAATCAATTATAGAAAATAAGGCTAGGGATAAAGCTGGAATATGTGTACCATCTAGAGGGTTAGTGTTAGAAAAAGTTTTTTATAAAAACTAA
- a CDS encoding energy-coupling factor transporter ATPase, with translation MSIKIENLTHIYMPKSPFEKVALNNVNIEINEGEFIALIGHTGSGKSTLIQHMNGLLKPSSGRIIVDDMDITSSNVNLSNVRKKVGLVFQYPEYQLFEETIEKDIEFGPRNLKLDQEEITKRVKKSMEMVGLDYEVYKDKSPFDLSGGQKRRVAIAGVIAMEPKVLILDEPTAGLDPKGRDDILGQIKLLHDKYKMTIVLVSHSMEDVGKLAERIIVMNKGTVALQGKPSEVFKEIDTLESIGLAVPQVTYLMRELRRKGFNVSDDIYTINQAKDELIKSLKCNKE, from the coding sequence ATGTCAATTAAGATAGAGAATTTAACACATATATATATGCCTAAATCCCCATTTGAAAAAGTGGCATTAAACAATGTAAACATAGAAATAAATGAAGGGGAGTTTATTGCACTAATAGGTCATACAGGTTCAGGTAAATCGACTTTGATACAGCATATGAATGGACTACTTAAGCCTAGTTCTGGAAGAATAATAGTTGATGATATGGATATCACATCATCTAATGTTAATTTATCTAATGTTAGAAAGAAGGTAGGTTTGGTCTTTCAGTATCCAGAATATCAATTATTTGAAGAAACTATAGAGAAGGATATTGAATTTGGACCAAGAAATCTTAAATTAGATCAAGAAGAAATAACTAAAAGAGTAAAAAAATCAATGGAAATGGTTGGTTTAGATTATGAAGTTTATAAGGATAAGTCGCCATTTGATTTAAGTGGTGGGCAAAAGCGAAGAGTTGCTATTGCGGGAGTAATAGCAATGGAACCAAAGGTTTTAATTTTAGATGAGCCAACAGCAGGGTTAGATCCAAAAGGAAGAGACGATATATTAGGGCAAATAAAATTACTACATGATAAATATAAGATGACGATAGTATTAGTAAGCCATAGCATGGAGGATGTTGGAAAGCTTGCTGAGAGAATAATAGTTATGAATAAAGGCACTGTAGCTTTGCAAGGTAAGCCTTCAGAAGTATTTAAGGAAATAGATACATTAGAGAGTATAGGACTTGCAGTACCACAAGTAACTTATTTAATGAGAGAGCTTAGAAGAAAAGGATTTAATGTTTCTGATGATATATATACTATAAATCAAGCTAAAGATGAACTTATTAAATCTTTAAAATGTAACAAAGAATAG
- a CDS encoding energy-coupling factor transporter transmembrane component T family protein: MIKDITIGQYIPGETFVHKLDPRTKILLSILFIVSLFIVDKFIGYIFIIGFLALTVYVAQIPPRYLYKGLKPVFFLIAFTAILNIFMIKGSYDTLIFELGFLKIYKEGLTTAAFMALRLIFLIMGTSVLTLTTSPIELTDGIEKLLKPIGKELAHELAMMMTIALRFIPTLMDETDKIMMAQKARGADFETGGLIQKAKSLIPLLVPLFISSFRRADELAMAMEARAYRGGNGRTRMKQLNFTSKDTVAFVVFGVLLVCSLSIRFLM, encoded by the coding sequence ATGATAAAAGATATAACTATAGGACAATATATACCAGGTGAAACCTTTGTGCATAAGCTAGATCCAAGAACTAAAATACTATTATCCATACTATTTATAGTTTCATTATTTATAGTAGATAAATTTATAGGATATATATTTATAATTGGATTTTTAGCATTAACAGTTTACGTTGCACAGATTCCACCTAGATACTTATATAAAGGATTAAAGCCAGTATTTTTCCTAATAGCATTTACAGCTATATTAAATATATTTATGATTAAAGGAAGTTATGATACATTAATTTTTGAATTAGGTTTCCTTAAAATTTATAAAGAAGGTCTTACAACAGCTGCATTTATGGCATTGAGACTTATATTTTTAATTATGGGTACATCAGTGTTAACACTAACTACTTCACCAATAGAATTAACTGATGGGATAGAGAAGCTATTAAAACCAATTGGAAAAGAATTAGCTCATGAATTAGCTATGATGATGACAATAGCCTTAAGATTTATACCGACATTAATGGATGAAACGGATAAAATAATGATGGCTCAAAAGGCTAGGGGAGCAGATTTTGAAACTGGTGGATTAATACAAAAAGCAAAAAGTCTAATTCCTTTATTAGTTCCTTTATTTATTAGTTCTTTTAGAAGAGCTGACGAACTTGCAATGGCTATGGAAGCTAGGGCATATAGAGGGGGAAATGGTAGAACTAGAATGAAACAATTAAATTTTACATCAAAAGATACAGTTGCATTTGTTGTATTTGGAGTACTTTTAGTTTGTAGTTTATCAATAAGATTTTTAATGTAG